A single genomic interval of Cucumis sativus cultivar 9930 chromosome 7, Cucumber_9930_V3, whole genome shotgun sequence harbors:
- the LOC101219389 gene encoding abscisic acid 8'-hydroxylase 4, whose translation MEALSVPLYITILLLLLFIFFSISFLKRTRNENPKSQNSLKLPPGSMGLPWIGETLQLYSQDPNIFFSQKQRRYGEIFKTNILGCPCVMLASAAAARFVLVTNAHLFRPTYPKSKETMIGPAALFFHQGNYHSNLRKLVLNSLSLERLRTLVPCIEAAAISATDSWAAAGHVINTFLEMKKYSFEVGIIAVFGKLEDEYKEKLKQNYCILDKGYNCFPTRLPGTAYSKALSARKKLREILGEIIMERREKRVTERDLVGHLLNFRDENGENLSEDQIADNIIGVLFAAQDTTATVLTWILKYLHDNFKLFEAVKAEQMEIYRRNGEGKMPLSWSQIKDMPFTHRVVLESLRMASIISFTFREAVVDVEYKGYLIPKGWKVMPLFRNIHHNHEYFPDPHIFDPSRFEVAPRANTFMPFGNGVHSCPGNELAKLEILILLHHLITKFRWEVEGSQSGVEYGPFPMPVQGLPARFFKQTTTNQYPFLS comes from the exons atggaaGCTCTCTCTGTTCCTCTTTACATAACAAtactccttcttcttcttttcattttcttttccatttcatttcttaaaagaaCGAGAAATGAAAACCCCAAATCCCAAAATTCTCTTAAACTTCCTCCTGGTTCCATGGGATTACCTTGGATTGGTGAAACTTTGCAACTTTATTCTCAAGATCCCAATATCTTCTTCTCACAGAAACAGAGAAG ATATGGTGAAATTTTTAAGACCAATATTTTGGGGTGTCCTTGTGTTATGTTGGCAAGCGCAGCCGCAGCACGGTTTGTTTTGGTCACAAACGCCCATTTATTCCGACCGACTTACCCCAAAAGTAAAGAGACGATGATCGGACCGGCGGCGCTTTTCTTTCACCAAGGAAACTACCATTCTAACCTCAGGAAGCTTGTTCTTAATTCTCTGTCTCTTGAACGTCTCAGAACTCTTGTTCCTTGTATCGAAGCTGCCGCCATTTCCGCCACCGATTCTTGGGCCGCCGCCGGCCACGTCATCAATACCTTccttgaaatgaaaaag TATTCATTTGAGGTGGGAATTATAGCAGTGTTTGGAAAGCTAGAAGATGAGTACAAAGAGaagctaaaacaaaattattgcaTATTAGACAAAGGCTACAACTGTTTTCCCACCAGATTACCAGGAACAGCATATTCAAAAGCATTATCA gcaAGGAAGAAGCTTAGGGAGATTCTGGGAGAGATAATAatggaaagaagagaaaaaagagtaaCAGAGAGAGATCTAGTTGGTCATCTTTTGAACTTCAGAGACGAAAATGGTGAAAACTTAAGTGAAGATCAAATCGCCGATAATATCATCGGAGTTCTCTTCGCCGCCCAAGACACCACCGCTACTGTCCTCACTTGGATCCTTAAATATCTTCACGataacttcaaacttttcgAGGCTGTCAAG GCAGAGCAGATGGAAATTTatagaagaaatggagaaggAAAGATGCCTCTGTCTTGGAGTCAGATTAAGGACATGCCCTTTACTCATAGG GTTGTATTAGAGAGCTTGAGGATGGCTAGCATCATATCCTTCACTTTTAGGGAGGCAGTAGTTGATGTGGAATATAAAG GGTACCTTATCCCAAAGGGCTGGAAGGTGATGCCTCTATTCAGGAATATTCATCACAACCATGAGTACTTCCCTGACCCTCATATATTTGATCCCTCTAGATTTGAG GTGGCTCCAAGGGCCAATACATTCATGCCATTTGGGAATGGAGTACATTCTTGCCCTGGAAATGAACTTGCCAAGCTGGAGATCCTCATATTGCTCCATCACCTCATTACCAAATTCAG GTGGGAAGTAGAGGGATCACAAAGTGGGGTTGAATATGGGCCATTCCCAATGCCTGTCCAAGGCCTACCCGCCagatttttcaaacaaacaacaacCAACCAATACCCTTTCCTTTCATAA